The Kroppenstedtia pulmonis genome has a segment encoding these proteins:
- a CDS encoding homoserine dehydrogenase — MAAEVKVGLMGLGTVGSGVVRLIEENGRDLYNQTGSKISIAKILVQDLDKERSLTVQKGLLTDQAEDILDNKEIDIVVEVMGGIDPARTYIRQALLNGKHVVTANKDVMALHGSELLLIAKEQECDLFYEASVAGGIPILRTLVDGFSSDRIGKIIGIVNGTTNYILTEMKQKGSAFADVLGQAQSLGYAEADPTSDVEGLDAARKMTILGRLGFHMNLSLEDVKVKGISDVTLEDVQFAGQMGYTLKLVGIAQLDGGKVEVSVQPVMLTDHHPLASVDGVYNAVYIYGDAVGETMFYGPGAGDLPTGTAVVSDLVTVVKSMRLGVNGKGAVAPYREKRLKSKREVFSKYFLRLRVRDEAGVLAQLTQLFAETAVSLERVLQLPCSEKGEAEIVLITHTASQHQLDSVKGRVEAMDAVIHIQSHYRVEGGSAV, encoded by the coding sequence ATGGCTGCAGAAGTAAAAGTGGGTTTGATGGGTTTGGGGACGGTGGGGTCTGGTGTCGTACGGCTGATCGAGGAAAATGGGAGAGATTTGTATAATCAAACAGGATCAAAGATTTCCATTGCCAAAATCTTGGTTCAGGACCTTGACAAAGAGCGGTCGCTCACAGTTCAGAAAGGGTTGCTAACGGATCAGGCGGAGGATATTTTGGATAACAAAGAGATTGATATTGTCGTGGAAGTAATGGGAGGAATTGATCCCGCCCGGACATATATCCGTCAGGCGCTGTTAAATGGAAAACATGTTGTGACTGCCAATAAGGACGTGATGGCCCTTCACGGTTCTGAACTTCTCTTGATAGCGAAGGAACAGGAATGCGATTTGTTTTATGAGGCTAGCGTGGCCGGAGGAATTCCTATTTTACGCACTCTGGTAGATGGTTTTTCATCGGACAGAATTGGCAAAATCATCGGGATCGTCAATGGAACCACCAATTACATCCTGACTGAAATGAAACAAAAGGGTTCCGCTTTTGCTGATGTTTTGGGTCAGGCTCAAAGTCTCGGGTATGCTGAGGCGGATCCCACTTCAGATGTAGAGGGGTTGGATGCCGCCAGAAAAATGACGATTCTTGGCCGATTGGGTTTTCATATGAACCTTTCACTGGAGGATGTGAAAGTAAAGGGAATTTCCGATGTTACGTTGGAGGATGTGCAATTTGCCGGACAGATGGGCTATACCTTGAAATTGGTGGGGATCGCCCAATTGGATGGGGGAAAAGTGGAGGTCAGTGTACAGCCTGTCATGTTGACCGATCATCATCCGCTTGCTTCGGTGGATGGTGTATACAATGCTGTTTACATTTATGGGGACGCTGTGGGAGAGACGATGTTTTACGGACCCGGTGCCGGTGACTTACCAACAGGAACCGCAGTTGTTTCCGACCTGGTGACAGTAGTAAAAAGCATGCGTTTAGGGGTAAATGGCAAGGGGGCGGTTGCTCCCTACCGGGAAAAGCGGTTAAAGTCGAAACGGGAGGTTTTTTCCAAGTATTTTCTTCGTCTTCGTGTCAGGGATGAGGCAGGTGTATTGGCACAGTTGACACAGCTGTTTGCTGAAACCGCCGTCAGTCTGGAACGGGTGTTGCAATTACCCTGTTCTGAAAAAGGGGAGGCGGAGATCGTTTTGATTACACATACTGCCAGTCAGCATCAACTGGATTCCGTCAAGGGAAGAGTGGAAGCGATGGATGCTGTGATCCATATTCAGAGTCATTATCGTGTAGAAGGGGGAAGCGCCGTATGA
- a CDS encoding low molecular weight protein-tyrosine-phosphatase, with amino-acid sequence MISVLFVCLGNICRSPMAEAVMRHQLKEAGLASSVKVDSAGTGDWHIGKPPHQGTRQKLKEAGISDEGIRARQIKAHDLKQFDYVIVMDESNYEDVQNLAETADAPIYRFVDFIPETSYQEVPDPYFTGDFEETYRLMVSGCQGLIQQIRKRES; translated from the coding sequence TTGATATCTGTCTTGTTTGTTTGTCTTGGGAATATTTGCCGTTCTCCCATGGCTGAAGCGGTGATGCGTCATCAGTTAAAAGAAGCCGGATTGGCCTCTTCTGTCAAAGTCGATTCAGCAGGTACAGGGGACTGGCATATTGGAAAGCCACCCCATCAGGGAACACGGCAAAAACTGAAAGAGGCAGGGATCTCTGATGAGGGAATACGGGCGCGACAAATAAAAGCCCATGACCTAAAACAGTTTGATTATGTAATCGTGATGGACGAAAGCAACTACGAGGACGTACAAAACCTGGCTGAAACAGCGGATGCTCCCATTTATCGGTTCGTGGATTTTATCCCGGAAACCTCCTATCAGGAAGTGCCAGACCCTTATTTTACAGGAGATTTCGAGGAAACATACCGGTTGATGGTATCCGGTTGTCAGGGGTTGATCCAACAAATACGCAAGCGGGAAAGTTGA
- a CDS encoding ABC transporter permease, with protein MRNFIHLIDNELLKMVKKRRVLVVLLIVAVLIPIFTYAQYQTLQTTIKQLGTSDWRTLLQQQIIDSQNRLSSSRLPEEWREYLKMSIQQQQYYLDHDINPTAPGAPTFVRKFIEESISLFLPLLVVVVASDIVSSEHSGGTIKLLLTRPVRRWRILLSKYLALLLLVSFIVAATAIMGYLISGVIFGYGGWEMPVLTGFSEENGNLMTENVHLIPQWQYILMGYGLAWFSCISVATLSFMVSVLVRSTAASMGIMMAALISGSLLTQLAPTWTSLKYIAFTNLRLTDYLSGKPTMVEGMNLPFSLTVLGIWSLAGLVIAFIVFIRRDVLT; from the coding sequence TTGCGTAATTTTATCCATCTGATCGATAACGAGCTTCTGAAAATGGTCAAAAAACGGCGGGTACTGGTCGTTCTTCTGATTGTTGCTGTTTTAATTCCCATTTTCACCTATGCCCAGTACCAAACCCTGCAAACTACGATTAAACAATTAGGTACCTCAGATTGGCGCACACTGTTGCAACAGCAGATCATTGACAGTCAAAACCGTCTCTCATCCAGTCGTCTTCCGGAAGAGTGGAGAGAATATCTAAAAATGTCCATTCAACAACAGCAATACTACTTGGATCACGATATAAATCCTACTGCTCCAGGTGCTCCCACCTTTGTCCGAAAGTTTATTGAAGAATCCATATCCCTTTTCCTCCCTTTACTAGTGGTCGTCGTCGCATCTGATATCGTTTCCTCGGAACACAGCGGCGGAACCATCAAGTTGCTTTTGACCCGACCGGTTCGGCGATGGCGAATTTTGTTGAGTAAATACCTGGCTCTCTTGCTCCTTGTCTCTTTCATTGTTGCAGCCACAGCGATTATGGGTTATCTGATCTCTGGAGTTATTTTCGGTTACGGTGGTTGGGAGATGCCTGTCCTGACCGGTTTTTCAGAAGAAAACGGAAACCTGATGACAGAAAACGTCCACTTGATCCCCCAATGGCAATACATTTTAATGGGTTACGGCCTGGCATGGTTTTCCTGTATTTCCGTCGCCACTTTGTCCTTTATGGTATCCGTTCTGGTACGAAGCACAGCCGCCAGCATGGGCATCATGATGGCAGCCTTGATTTCAGGAAGCCTGCTTACCCAATTGGCTCCCACCTGGACTTCCTTGAAGTATATCGCTTTTACCAACCTACGCTTAACTGACTATTTATCCGGCAAACCAACCATGGTGGAAGGGATGAATCTCCCTTTTTCTTTGACTGTTCTGGGAATCTGGTCTCTGGCGGGGCTTGTAATCGCTTTTATCGTATTTATCCGTCGAGATGTGTTGACTTAA
- the pheA gene encoding prephenate dehydratase — MIEPVAYLGPEGTFTHEAAQVLFSESQYRHVPRTSIVDVLTSVNQNECAYGVVPVENAIEGSVTLTLDWLIHHVKVPITAELIYPISQYLMVHPSQAHRSWKDYTRVISHPQAVAQTRIHVRKYLPQAAITFVDSTADAARQVQEHSDQPWVAIGTQSAQKLYSLEMLSEKVEDYPNNYTRFIVVGKEIRELKASPSLTKSSFLVTLPSDFPGALYRVLQSFAGQGVNLSRIESRPTKKKLGAYYFYIDAEKEWNHPSVTRAIQEVEAWDCKVRLLGSYPAYTFSQIKSFQSVDNTK, encoded by the coding sequence ATGATAGAGCCGGTTGCGTATTTAGGTCCCGAAGGAACTTTTACCCATGAAGCGGCCCAGGTGCTTTTTTCAGAATCCCAGTATCGACATGTACCCAGGACCTCCATTGTGGATGTGTTAACATCCGTGAATCAAAATGAGTGTGCCTACGGAGTTGTTCCAGTGGAAAATGCCATTGAAGGTTCGGTAACACTGACTTTGGATTGGTTGATACACCATGTAAAAGTCCCGATTACGGCAGAATTAATCTATCCGATATCCCAATATTTGATGGTCCACCCCAGTCAAGCTCATCGATCCTGGAAGGATTATACCCGGGTGATATCCCATCCCCAGGCGGTGGCACAGACTCGAATTCATGTCAGGAAGTATCTTCCGCAAGCGGCGATCACTTTTGTGGACAGTACGGCAGATGCAGCCCGACAGGTACAAGAACATTCAGATCAACCTTGGGTGGCCATTGGCACTCAAAGTGCTCAGAAGCTTTACAGTTTAGAGATGCTGTCAGAAAAAGTGGAGGATTACCCGAATAACTATACCCGTTTTATCGTGGTGGGGAAAGAGATCAGAGAATTAAAAGCATCTCCTTCTCTTACTAAAAGCAGTTTTTTGGTGACACTTCCTTCGGATTTTCCAGGGGCGTTGTATCGGGTTCTGCAGTCCTTTGCCGGTCAGGGAGTTAACCTGTCCCGAATTGAATCCCGTCCGACGAAGAAAAAGTTGGGTGCTTACTACTTTTATATCGATGCGGAAAAAGAGTGGAATCACCCTTCAGTAACACGAGCAATACAGGAGGTGGAGGCTTGGGATTGTAAAGTACGTCTGTTGGGATCGTATCCTGCCTATACGTTCAGTCAAATCAAATCTTTCCAATCGGTTGACAATACAAAATGA
- the thrC gene encoding threonine synthase, which produces MKQGIISRYASFLPVTEDTPDLSLNEGSTPLIRAKTLSRSMGINLYLKVEGFNPTGSFKDRGMVLAIAKAAEMGSQAVICASTGNTSASAAAYAARMGLRCIVVIPDHYVALGKLSQAVMYGADVLAVEGNFDQALEIVRELAEREDLTLVNSLNPFRIEGQKTAAFEVCEELGEAPDILSIPVGNAGNISAYWKGFSEFHQSGRIRRLPKMWGFEAEGAAAIVQGEKIQKPETVATAIRIGNPASWKSAVAAAGESQGLIDSVTDEEILQAYRDLARYEGVFCEPASAASLAGVKKLKEAGGLSEGSTVVCVLTGNGLKDPTTAMEAVSVKPRRLPCDQSAVWKAIRDKEVVHHE; this is translated from the coding sequence ATGAAACAAGGGATCATTTCCAGGTATGCATCTTTTTTGCCGGTAACAGAAGATACTCCTGACCTGAGTCTGAATGAAGGAAGCACACCCCTGATCAGGGCGAAGACCCTGTCCCGAAGTATGGGGATTAACTTATATCTGAAAGTGGAAGGTTTTAATCCTACCGGTTCTTTCAAAGACCGGGGAATGGTATTGGCGATTGCCAAAGCGGCGGAGATGGGGAGTCAGGCGGTTATTTGTGCTTCCACCGGCAATACTTCCGCTTCTGCAGCGGCTTACGCCGCCCGGATGGGGCTTCGTTGTATTGTAGTGATTCCTGATCATTATGTTGCCTTGGGAAAATTGTCCCAAGCTGTTATGTACGGAGCGGATGTACTGGCAGTGGAAGGGAACTTTGACCAAGCTTTGGAGATTGTTCGGGAGTTGGCTGAACGAGAAGATCTGACATTGGTCAATTCACTTAATCCCTTCCGGATTGAAGGACAAAAGACTGCCGCTTTTGAAGTATGTGAGGAGCTGGGAGAGGCACCTGATATTCTGTCTATCCCTGTGGGAAATGCCGGCAATATCAGTGCTTATTGGAAAGGTTTTTCTGAGTTTCACCAATCAGGACGCATCCGCCGACTTCCGAAGATGTGGGGTTTCGAAGCGGAGGGTGCTGCGGCGATTGTTCAGGGAGAAAAGATTCAAAAACCGGAAACCGTGGCAACGGCGATTCGCATCGGTAACCCCGCCAGTTGGAAGTCTGCTGTGGCAGCAGCCGGAGAATCTCAGGGCTTAATTGATAGTGTAACGGATGAAGAAATACTGCAAGCTTACCGGGACTTGGCTCGGTATGAAGGAGTTTTTTGTGAGCCCGCTTCTGCCGCTTCACTGGCAGGTGTAAAGAAGTTAAAAGAGGCGGGAGGTCTTTCTGAAGGATCCACAGTGGTGTGTGTATTAACCGGTAATGGTTTGAAAGATCCCACTACTGCCATGGAAGCCGTCTCTGTTAAGCCTCGCAGGCTTCCTTGTGATCAATCTGCTGTTTGGAAGGCCATTCGGGACAAAGAGGTGGTGCATCATGAATGA
- a CDS encoding ACT domain-containing protein, translating into MFSTGGRKVSGKKESYYLIRSDMLPEAIQKTVEAKSLLASGVVQTVQEAVDQVEMSRSSFYKYKDGVYPFNALMKEKIVTVALTLEHRAGILSSILSYLARKKGNVLTIHQTIPLQGVAGVTMSLDTAQLIEDVTSFVEGLEKLDGVIRATLVSRGE; encoded by the coding sequence ATGTTTTCTACAGGAGGACGGAAGGTGAGTGGAAAAAAAGAAAGCTATTATTTGATCCGGTCAGACATGCTGCCTGAAGCGATTCAAAAAACAGTGGAAGCAAAGTCGCTCCTGGCCTCGGGAGTTGTGCAAACCGTTCAGGAAGCAGTGGATCAAGTTGAGATGAGTCGGAGTTCTTTTTATAAATACAAAGATGGTGTTTACCCCTTTAATGCCCTGATGAAAGAAAAAATCGTCACTGTCGCTTTAACACTGGAGCATCGGGCTGGGATTTTATCCAGTATTTTATCTTACCTTGCCCGTAAGAAAGGGAATGTTTTAACAATCCATCAAACCATTCCGTTGCAGGGTGTGGCGGGAGTAACCATGTCCCTGGATACGGCCCAGCTGATTGAGGATGTCACCAGTTTCGTGGAAGGGTTGGAAAAACTGGATGGTGTCATACGAGCGACTTTGGTTTCCCGGGGAGAATAA
- the thrB gene encoding homoserine kinase — protein sequence MNDWESFDVVVPGSTANLGAGFDSIGMAVNRFLRMTLSPAQDLKIDIQGKELESLKDNSDNLVVQVIQDAFQEMGRKMPGFRLEMKSDIPLMGGLGSSAAAIVAGLAAANHLLGKPWSQEELLQKATRIEGHSDNVGASLFGGVVVTSWDGTKVDAITSSPPPLCLVAAIPRFPLATSKSREVLPEVLSYKEAILGSSRANLLTAALLTGNWEQLRVGMNDRFHQPYRLSLVPGLEQILEEAYEYGALGVALSGAGPTVVAFTLNPEPLSAYLKGVFTELKLPADILLLEPCTKGLHVDLTKVKDRSTLLRN from the coding sequence ATGAATGATTGGGAATCCTTTGATGTAGTAGTTCCGGGAAGCACGGCCAATCTGGGGGCCGGCTTTGATTCCATCGGGATGGCTGTGAATCGTTTTCTGCGGATGACACTTTCTCCGGCACAAGATCTAAAAATCGATATACAGGGCAAAGAATTGGAATCACTGAAAGATAATTCGGATAATCTGGTGGTTCAAGTGATTCAGGATGCTTTTCAGGAGATGGGGAGGAAGATGCCGGGGTTTCGATTGGAGATGAAGAGTGACATTCCCCTGATGGGAGGATTGGGAAGCAGTGCCGCCGCCATCGTTGCCGGCTTGGCAGCAGCCAATCACTTATTGGGTAAGCCTTGGAGCCAGGAAGAGTTACTGCAAAAAGCGACTCGAATCGAAGGACATTCGGATAATGTGGGCGCTTCTCTTTTTGGAGGAGTGGTTGTTACCTCTTGGGACGGAACAAAAGTTGATGCCATTACTAGTTCACCGCCTCCATTATGTCTTGTGGCGGCAATTCCCCGGTTTCCCTTGGCGACATCCAAGTCCCGGGAGGTTTTGCCTGAAGTTCTGTCTTACAAGGAAGCGATACTGGGCAGCAGTCGGGCCAATCTTCTTACTGCTGCTCTGTTGACGGGAAATTGGGAGCAGCTTCGTGTGGGTATGAATGATCGATTTCATCAACCCTATCGGCTTTCTTTGGTACCGGGGCTGGAGCAGATATTGGAAGAAGCTTATGAATACGGTGCCCTTGGTGTTGCTCTGTCTGGCGCAGGTCCGACAGTGGTTGCTTTTACTTTGAATCCGGAACCCTTGTCTGCCTATCTGAAAGGTGTATTTACAGAATTAAAGTTACCGGCGGATATCTTATTGCTGGAACCCTGTACAAAAGGATTGCATGTTGATTTGACAAAGGTAAAGGATCGTAGTACCTTGTTGAGAAACTGA
- a CDS encoding PadR family transcriptional regulator encodes MSVKHAILALVYHTSRHGYDIKTSFEKMVHQQWRLNAGQIYTTLDRLVRDGLVEPLNEERKERKEYKITDKGKDELHHWLLQPVERSLMKDAFYFKLLCAKEIDFNNEKDMLKQQQSAIVRNMMQLRQLRNQLDEFRHRYMVYLIEGGILHLEADMKWLEMILDEEKMD; translated from the coding sequence ATGTCAGTTAAACATGCGATTTTAGCATTGGTGTATCACACCTCAAGACATGGTTATGATATTAAAACAAGTTTTGAAAAAATGGTTCACCAACAGTGGCGGTTAAATGCCGGCCAGATTTATACAACCTTGGATCGGCTGGTTCGAGATGGTCTCGTTGAGCCTCTCAATGAAGAAAGAAAGGAACGAAAGGAATACAAAATTACGGACAAAGGGAAGGATGAACTTCATCACTGGCTTCTTCAGCCAGTGGAGCGTTCTTTGATGAAGGATGCATTTTATTTTAAGTTACTTTGTGCCAAAGAAATTGATTTTAACAACGAAAAGGATATGCTGAAACAACAGCAATCCGCAATCGTTCGAAACATGATGCAGTTACGGCAACTGCGTAACCAATTGGACGAATTTCGGCATCGTTATATGGTCTATTTGATTGAGGGAGGAATTCTCCATTTGGAAGCCGATATGAAGTGGCTGGAAATGATTCTGGATGAAGAAAAAATGGATTAA
- the ilvE gene encoding branched-chain-amino-acid transaminase, translating to MEERWIYMNGEYKHKDEAVISVFDHGFLYGDGIFEGIRVYEGNVFRLREHLVRLYDSGKSILLEIPYTLDELEQAVVETVQKNGLKNAYIRLVVSRGKGQLCLDPAKCSDPQVIIIVDQVKLFPQELYDNGLKIITVPTRRNVPDALNPKIKSLNYLNNILVKIEANQAGVGEALMLNADGYVAEGSGDNIFIVKDKVLYTPPGYVGALDGITRRAIMDLCVQLGYQVKEQPFTRHDVYVADEVFLTGTAAEVIAVVNVDGRIIGTGKPGPITHHLLEEFRKLVMVDGVQAFPESTVGGEGIQAETVI from the coding sequence ATGGAAGAACGTTGGATCTATATGAATGGAGAGTATAAACATAAGGATGAGGCTGTTATTTCCGTATTTGACCATGGGTTTCTCTATGGGGACGGAATTTTTGAGGGGATTCGCGTTTATGAGGGCAATGTGTTTCGTTTGCGTGAACATTTGGTACGCCTCTATGATTCCGGTAAATCGATTCTATTGGAGATTCCGTATACACTTGATGAATTGGAGCAGGCTGTGGTGGAGACAGTCCAAAAGAACGGACTGAAAAATGCTTACATCCGGTTGGTGGTTTCCCGGGGGAAAGGACAGCTTTGTCTGGATCCCGCCAAGTGTTCGGATCCTCAAGTTATCATTATCGTGGACCAGGTAAAACTGTTTCCGCAAGAGTTATACGACAATGGTCTGAAGATTATTACTGTTCCCACCCGGAGAAATGTACCCGATGCATTAAATCCCAAAATTAAATCTCTTAATTATCTCAATAATATTTTGGTTAAAATCGAGGCCAATCAGGCTGGAGTCGGTGAAGCATTGATGCTTAACGCTGATGGGTATGTTGCAGAGGGTTCCGGTGACAATATCTTTATTGTCAAGGATAAGGTACTTTATACACCGCCGGGATACGTCGGAGCTTTAGATGGAATTACCCGTCGTGCCATTATGGATCTTTGTGTCCAACTGGGTTATCAGGTGAAGGAACAGCCCTTTACCCGTCACGATGTTTATGTGGCAGATGAAGTCTTTTTAACGGGTACTGCGGCAGAAGTGATTGCAGTTGTAAATGTGGATGGTCGTATCATCGGAACAGGGAAACCAGGGCCGATTACCCACCACCTTTTGGAGGAATTTAGGAAACTGGTCATGGTGGATGGTGTGCAGGCTTTTCCGGAAAGTACTGTGGGTGGAGAAGGCATACAGGCAGAGACGGTTATCTGA